The DNA region ACTTTTCAGCAATTTTTTGGCAGTTTTGCCATCTTTTCAATAGTTTTTCGAAAGTTGACCACTCTTGCGGCAGTTCTATCTACGTTCTCTTCTGGCAGTTTCGTCTGTGTTCTCTTTCAGTAGTTTCGTCTGCGCTTCCTTTCGGCAGTTCCACTTGTACtttcttgtggcagttccgtctgcgctttcttgtaacagttccgtctgcgcttccttctgaCAGTTTTGTCTATGCTTCATTCTGGTAGTTTCGTCTGCTCTTTTTTTCAACAGTTCTGTCTGCGCTTTCTTCAGGTAGTTTCGTCTACACCCGTTCTATcagtttatgttttttttttccttttagttatttcaaataagtttcaaactcaagttgccacttgagtttgaaggaggatgttagagtataattaggatcaattagcattatttaacatatttgaatatttattataggatattacgtctttattattttaattcttttagcACACTTAAATACCTTTCTTTATTGTATCTTTCTATACAATTTGAATACACACAAATCTTTTTCTCTACTGCTCTCTCTTAtcctttctaataataataaacacaattttatttagttaaaagttcattattttatagtcttttatatatataaacatgacagaataaaattataaaagataattttttttatcactttggatattttaactcttttttatttttttctctttacatgTAATTTTGTTTTacgttaactttgtttatttaatgataaaatatattcatgttaattctatcatataataatttattttttctatgtattttaatttatatagttaCTATTAATCTTGCTGTTTtcgttttcttgaattgttctttattttttatgacttgataatttaaataaaaaaacaaaaaaaaaattgatgcccAAAGACAAAAGGTAGAAGCCTAAAGCACAATATCATTACTcagtattattattagtattatgaactttattatttcttttctaacattctttaatatgagtttcatttctttttctttattattattaatatttttattattttcttctctaattataaatctccttataataattctttgatagaatatttttttggtctaatatattttttcttattttttgtcaaaaataatttttattaggagaaagaaagaagatacaaattaaattttaaaatttaaatttaaataagatgtacAAAGGATAACTATTGAATTTATTTGGTAGATTTAAACTCTTTGTATTATCGTCATTGAAAATTTCAAcactattataaaattttagatttttttcttattattcttAAATTATACATTATATCGTCTATTTGAAGAGTTTCATCTTTTTTGAAATAAATgtgacattatatatttttttggataCAAAGGGATGATGAAGTTGAAGTgagtaacaaaattgattatataataagatacaaatttttataatttctagcacaatttgtaaatttttagtttcaaaataaatttgtactctatttttttatcttttatttgattttttttataattttttcttgattttcttaacgaattatgattgtaataattcatcacaaatttgtattttataaaaaaatttatcaatcataaaatacagaagacttaaccaaaaaaatttaaaaatgttgattaatcacaaaataaaaaattatgaattgtactttaattatgttgtaaaatataaattgagactatttaaaattattttttttaccattaatgttaacttaaattataataaggtaaaaagtaaaaattatatataataatttaatttaattatttatactatcaaaattattctttattatatcccattcatttttatttattggtgatctttaattgtctattttaaataaaaatttgaattgattgaattaatttttttcaattagtaatataattattgtgacATTTACTTTGttcagtaatattttttaatttatttaatctgattaatcatctcttttttattttatgctaattttactaattaaagttaataaattttaattattttaattcttacaactttttattctaataatgtatttcaattaatgcattaatacaattttaatatttatatgtcattaataataataatctcattttaatatatatatatatatattcaatttatttgattatttaattagaatttaattatattaaaaaattagattaaaattatggtagactaattatattgttgttaattaattatattgaaagattaaaattataatggattatcattattttattattttttattttttatattaatttagatatttaaatttttattattaatttttattctcttattctatgttttattctcataaatcTTGCTAAACTAAACACGATATTGTAtatcttcttttcatttttcttttatatacacataaaatttattaaattatttttcttccgtctaataattttatttctcttctatttatatttctttccttcaatattttattagtttttattttttaaaatattactttaatttatgtatttgttcttattacacctaacattttttatttatgtgtaatatacattcttatatatgttatagaaatatgatttgattccattaacttgttaattttttttaaaaaaatctaaagctaaagcacaaaaatatatttatagatattttacttttttaactaaaaaatgtaatattttttgtcatatttattgaaattctaatttaaatatgaatattgatttttgaaatagaataaatatattttaaattttttgcatctaaaaataatattctatcaaggttagaattatttagatgaataagtaatagtgaatatagaattatttaggatggatagaactaagtacatttttttattgaaaatatgaatttaaaaatattatattcaattctcaatagtcaacttctcattgaaccattgtatgttcaaaaaatttttaaagtattgaaataatattaagtatataattttttgtaaaaatttaattaattcaagataTTTATCGTCattgattaaaaaagtaaattaaaatgacaatttaatatttttatactcttaaaatattatttgtttatttttctaacattttttatcATCCAATtatcacattaatataatttaattcaataaatttatttatcatcatttgattgaataaaaattctattttatctgaAAATTTCAAGATTTCTCAACCTAAAGatcatccatgttaaatcattaagaaatatAACTAAGAGCGCGAAAGCGTCCCTTCATTCAAGAGTATGATTGAGATCAGAGAGCTTGACTCTTGTGGTTCTTTGATCATCGTTAACCAAAACTTTCTGTATCCTTGATAGGACTGAATCACATAaccgttatataagtcatttaatgtgaaattacttaatttgtaattataattaatatatgtattgcgcataaatatattaagaaataataatttcctaacaatctttcGTTTGGGCTATACATACATATTTTTATGagataatcatattttataaattttatgggCACATATGAATGTTATTTTCCTGATTACTTTAATAATCTGGTGTGTTTCATACATAAGTTATGAAATTATCGCAGATTTTATTACATTAGTGTCGCAACAAAACTACGATGATCGCCATACTAAAATACTCAACCACATGGATCAAATTTGGATCAGAAAATTCAGATATTATATGCAAAAATGATCTCATACATGTCTATTTTCAATTGATTCaacttgaataaaaattttattttattcggtgACAGAATCAGATGAAACTGCAAGAGTAATGCCCAGACTCATAGCGACGATGACTAAGTGATGAGTTTGTGAAGGAAGATAGGAGTTGTGAAGGGGTAGGCGGCGATGGACTCAGCAACGACGATGATAGGAGCTATGAGGATTTTTGTGAAGAAgccgagaaaaagaagaatttgGGTGAGGATGATTGGATTTCTCTTGCATGGCTATAAAGTATAGATTGAAGCTATGAATAACTGAATCTGTGATGTGAGACAAATCTTAATtcctaaaaagtgtttatatgtatatatctgGGGCGGATACACCCTAAATCTGACCACGCCTTGTCCTGAGCAAAATCAACCCCGACTTGGGTCAAGTTATTACCCTCCCCAATTGGGTATGAACGGGTCGGGTATTCCTGCCAAGTCTAACCACGTATTGATGCTCCATTCATTAAGGGTTTATCACTAGCCAATGGATTGCTACACACACAAGAcgagattctaactcctaatagtTGTTTAAGCGTAATATGAGATGGTCACTCAAtaaactcaaattgattaagacaaatattaattatttttaatattttaatattaaaaatcttgagagtttgattttaattataactttgtaacatatttaattatttataataagggtaaagtatattttttgtccctgaagtttagcaaaagtttcaaaaatacccctaaattttattttgtttcaattttgtcccaaaaatttttgatttacatcaaatatactctcgatagttaaattttcataaaatttaagaccaatctaacaataatgcatgaaaattttgtttgatttgcttgtgttgaaggttgttcttataaaattgttgttgaattagccttaaattttttgaaaaattagtcgtcAGGATAcatttgatacaaatcgaaaacttttggaacaaaattgaaacaaaataaaacttaggagtatttttaaaatttttgttaaactacaggaataaaaagtatattttacccttataataataattactacatatattttatttaatttttaatacaattttttatatttatataattttatgtattatcccatATAGAATGCGAAAACATACATTAGTATATTTAACTATTAAGTTATCAAAAACAGTTTTTGCACTATATACATTTAATGTatctattaataaatatattttgtatcTTGTATTGCAAATTTTGtacacattttttatttatgttttatattcattttattaATAAATGTATTATAcgcaaaaaaaaattctataataaatattactcttttatatagaattatgttattaataatAGTCATAATATATAGCCATAATATGTTCGTATAATAAGTATCTTTATATTAATTaggaattattttataatatcgtTTTTTAGTCCCGTTCATTAGAAAGTAGAGAACCAGAAATCCTGAAGAATATGTGCGTTTAAGTAGaagtttcatttttattttatgttattttatattatataacatTGGACAGTATCCGAAATAAGGCAGAAAAGGCTATTATCAAAGAAATCTTTGAATTAAAACAGCAAAGAACTTGGATTCCTAGTTTTGGTTTGATCCAAAAGGGAGGCTAATAAAGTTGCCAATTCATAGCTAAAGAAGGAGCTCAATCAGAATTAGATTTCCGGGAGTGGCTAAGTGCAAATAGTTCGGTTCATGCCGCTATTATGTTTTATTGTGGTTGTTAGGAAtttagattctctaaattttaaatttttacttgagATGGTAAAATATAATCTCTCACTTTTGAATAGTTTTCTCTCATACTTTCTCTATAAATGGTGAGAAATCACACTTTACCCTTTAAAATaacattcaaaatttagaagattcaAATCCGATTGTTAGGAACCTAGCTATATTAGTTTTTTTCTTTAGATTTGCCTTttcatttctttctcttttgtatCTCATTCactcaaaacaaaagaaaattaggcTAGTCAGGAAAACGAGTTTTAGAGTGTGTTCCCAGTCAAAAAGAATCTCACACCATCTTGATTCGTTTGCAGCTTGAATTAGAATTACGGATCCCTCTAGTGGTCACGGAATACGCTGCAGATGCTGATTTCAGAGAGGGAGATTTGTCAATATACGCATGCCGTTCATCGCCATTCCAAAATAAGATTATCCGATTCGTGCATGAATGCGACCAGCTATCGCCTGTTCAATCGTTATAAACAACAAACAAAGCTTTCAACAAAAATGCATCTGATCAAGGGATGAAtacaataaagtaaaaaataaaacacttaCCTAGTGCAAGGGTCAATTGATATGAACCTTCAATGTACTTGGTTGTCACTTGATTCAAAAGAACAACCTACCAAACACAATCAAGATTTAGTTTTTGTTCActgttaatgaaaaaaaaaattatacagacatctatttatatatgattacATCAGTAAGCATAAGAACTTTTTATATCCACAATTTGAATGATCgtataaaagaataaatttgaaCGAATGGCAAAAATCTAAGGTGGAAAAGAAGAGTAAAAGATAACAGAGAAAGCCATCAAGTATTGGGGGAAGAAGTCAAGGTAATAAGAGCAACTTGATTTGTTTGCAATCACAGATTATAAAGTTAAAAAACACCTCTGGCAGAAAGAATAAAAATAGTTTCTTACAGCCAAACAGAACTTTCTTGCAAGCTTCATCAACTTCAAAGCCATTTCATTCAATAACCGAGTCCTGAGTGCCATGTCATCAAAATCTTGGCGGAAATGGAAGGTGACACTGTCAATAATGATGATTTTTACCTGGAATATCATAATCAGTACCGATCATGATAGAACTCTTAAAAATGTACAACAAATATTAATTGAAAACAGttggaaagaaaacaaaaagctaCTTCTATAGGTCCATGTCTAGAATCCAGCAAATACTATGTGACTGACTAATGCTAAAATAAAAATCGAGAATTGTCATCAAGATGCATTTATAAAAGTTATCAATTAATGGATAAAATATACTCACATCTTTATGCTCTTCAATGAATTTATCTAAGTAATTCACCAAAGCAATTTGTTCAGTATAGCTGCAAACGCGAAAATAGAATATATTTTCCAATATACTATTAGGGTGCATTTTGACTTCGCAATCTTGAACATTGTTGTGAAAGTGGTGGCTATATTCTGGCATGTCTTCTATGCATGCTTCCGCAATTTGTAAAACACGTTCAACCATAAAACTTCCCTCTGTGTCTGAGTATAACACAGGTGAAAAAATTCCAATAAATGatcttaataaatcaaatgtTGCAAGAGTTATAGATCTGATTAAGGCTCTTACCAATGTATATTGCCTTCCCACCTAGACCACCATACTCTAGTGGAATCTGAACATTTACTGCAAGTTGAATCCTGCAAATGTAAACAACCAAATTTCACTactaaaattaaccaaaataattcACAATTTAGGATGAAATGAAAACAAGAACATGAGGTGAAAAATTGGGATGACAAAGCATACCCAATTTGTGTTTTACCAATGCCGGGAACTCCACCTAATTAAATAAACATAGAATTATATTGCAACCCGTAAtaaggaagaaggaaagaagaaaactgTTGTAACATTCATGCTCGTAAACAAGTTAAAGAACATGCAATTTAATTAGAAATCATAAACAATTTGTTCATATTAGGAGAATCCAAAGCAGTCGCTAACCTAATTCAGTAACTTCTTTGCAGGTAATCCCTCCACCAAGGATGTTATCTAGATCCACACAAGATGTCGTAATGCGAGTATTAAACTTTTCCTCATTGAGCATAGTCCACGCGGTCTGACCACCTTACATGCACAAAACACCAAATGAATAAAAAGCAAAGCAAAAAGGAAGGATTATATGAAATTCTTTGGACAATCATGCACAGTAGAATCCTAAAGCAAATTGAATTCATAAcacacaaaacaaaaatataagcATTCCAATAGTAAGGGAAAGTCACATACTCGCATAACCTGGTAACCGTAATATTTTATAAAGAAATAGAATGTCAAATAACTCTTAAGCATGTCCTCCTAATAGCCTTTCAAGTTCAACTTCTCCATCAGCCAGTAACGTTCACATACTCATTGCGCAGACAATTTCTTTTGACGAAGATTAAACTAATGGTTTAGGAGAGTCAACTACCTAGCTATTAATTACTTGGTATAGATTCAGTCATAGAATCTACAACATAATCCAAGCTTCCAAAAGCTTTTATCACATAACCTGAAACTTCTGTGGCATGGTAGTTCCAGTTTTCAATAGTACAGCAccaaaaacaattgaagagagCTTTCCCTGTCATCATTCTGTTTGGACCATTACTTTTTAACATAAATTAACAGTATCCACTCTATTCCTTAGAGTAAACCACCATTTTGAACCCACAAAAGATTGGTGACATCAGCCCCCAACAAAAGGATTTAGTCCGCCTCACAAAATGCACTGAAGTCAGATTAAATCAATCCTAATTTCCTTGTTACTTCACCACTATGAAATAATGGTGTACTCATTTCAAGTTCATAACCGAACACAACTATTACATATAACAATACCAGataaaaaaaaatcccaaaattTTGATATCAAGCCAAAACTAAACAATTGCTAAGTTAAAaattagaaaagagaaaaaaaaatgaaatagcaACGCTATATGACCagcaaatattattaatttggaCCAGTATTTCACCGGCAAAAATTTGCACCTACAGTATTTGTACACATAAAGCACATGGTTTACGCCTATACTTACCCAAGTTTAAACATAAGTCAACACAATTTGCACCCATATTTATCAAAGTTTGCATAAATAAAtcagtaaaatttatttgttgaaGATAATTTGATACTTATACTGACCAAATCCTGGTCCAAATTGATAAAAAATGCTCAAGAGTTTCTGAAAATGAAAAGTAGCCATTTATGAGAAAATCAGAATCATCACATACCATACAGGTTAGAAGTATTACTATTCCCAATTGATCGGTCCAAAGCACTGGTTTGGGATGCATATTTCAGAATTTCACAAGCCTCATCCTCAGATACTTCGATATCTATTCAAAATCAAATAATGCGCATTTCAAAAGCTAAAAccgctttctttctttctttgattgAACCCTAATAATTGAAAAAATGCAGGGAAAAGAGGGAatcgaaaaagcaaaaaaaaaaaaagatcgaaAGGTTAACCTGTGGCAAGTTGTGAAGCGGAAGCACGGGAAATGGAACGGAGTGAAGTGTAGCCAGCTGCCAAGAGCTTCCCTCTCTTCGAAGCTGATATTGGAAGCATTCCCACCTCCATATCTCTCTTAACTATCTTTCATCTTCTTCACTCTTGACTGGTTAGTACTTAGTAGAGAATGTTTGGAACTACAAGAATCGGAATTCATTTAAAAATggaattatttttgttatagtttgaaacaaataaaaataaataattttaatttatttcacaattttaatttttatgtttacaAATTGGATTAAAAGTGgccaatttttaaattaattctcataataagttaataaccGTGTTTAATTTGAAATATAAAAACATATGAAGCATGAATCCTTCGTTGAGTTGAGTGTCCGTGTGTCATGTGTTGAAAACACGTCAGACACGAGACACGCATCGACACTTGTTCGACATGTGTGTCTGCCATatccaatgttctgaaaatcggaccagTCATTAAACCACTttagtcactggttcactggttcattgGTTCAACCAGTCCAACCgatggttcaaccggaaaaaccgttttagaataaaataataaataaattacaaatgaCCAAAGATAAGGGTATTCCAAGAACTCTTATTAGATGCAATAGCATTCAACATTACACATGTTCTCACACACACATACAAAGCCTTAACTCAAAGAACTACCAGAATCAACAGAATAATACCATTAAAAGTCTTCCTTCTTAATTCTTATATACCTCAAAGAATTTCctacaaaatgaaaattgaacaCAACACACAgctttaaaacaaaaacaaaacaacactAAGAAATCAATCACCTCTTCTAAACACAGCCTTAGAACAACATTCAGAGTTTGAGCATTGATCACAAAATATTGATTtatgaaacaaaacaaaaacagaagaacaacattcagagtttgagcattgataacaaaaaattgatttctgaaacaCAACAAACACTGCAAAACCAACAGAACAGCATTTAGAGTTTGAGCATTgatcacaaaaaattaatttatgaaacaaaacaaacaatcaacagaacaatgaaaacagaattttttttccttcagaagaagaaaacaatgaaaacatgaagcatataataaatcaatgATCACCAATATCCAGCAAGAATCTCAAAGACAACAATAAATACacaacaacaatttagcaaataaacaagaacaagacctaaatagaaaatccaacaaattaaatCACAGAAAcctaacaatttagcaaattaaaacaaCAGCAGCCCAACAATTTAACAAGTTCACACTAACAGTTAAAATTTACCAGAAGAACACtaatgcaagtggaatcatcatgctaatatgTTTTCTACAAAGATGTTATTTGTGcagctaaaatttcctaattactaagatccaattattctaatttcacatgcaatcaacttactaagtttctaaaagctagaaatGATAAAACCAACCcgaaatatggttaaagcatttcatcaaacatgttgagtgcggtaaACTTGAAACGAAATAAGAGAAATCAAAGCTTAGTatcaatgtgatagagaagagaacataactattgtatactttaattcagtctatgaaaaaaatccaaaccactgccaaatcaaatagttacttattgtaatagaaataagaagttgcagagtttgaagcagagtattggtgttgtgcgagtgtattgtctggtggtgggtttagggaactcacggcggCGACAAGAGAGCAGTTCGACGGCAACTAACGGCGGCGGAAGCGCggctgagcagacaaagacgatggacgccgagctcgaggaagcagCTGCGATCGGTGACAGCGAACGGGGGTTGAAGACTTGAGCACGAGGGAAGCTAGATAGACGGACGGACGGCGGCAGTATGCCACTCCTTGCGGCGGCGGTGGTGTAGGCTTACAGTGCTGGGGTTTTTTGGCTGAGTTTCTGTGAACGAAAGAAAGGGAgggagaaagggagaaagaaacgaaGGAGCTCAGAACCAAGAGTGA from Arachis hypogaea cultivar Tifrunner chromosome 10, arahy.Tifrunner.gnm2.J5K5, whole genome shotgun sequence includes:
- the LOC112716119 gene encoding DNA repair protein RAD51 homolog 3: MEVGMLPISASKRGKLLAAGYTSLRSISRASASQLATDIEVSEDEACEILKYASQTSALDRSIGNSNTSNLYGGQTAWTMLNEEKFNTRITTSCVDLDNILGGGITCKEVTELGGVPGIGKTQIGIQLAVNVQIPLEYGGLGGKAIYIDTEGSFMVERVLQIAEACIEDMPEYSHHFHNNVQDCEVKMHPNSILENIFYFRVCSYTEQIALVNYLDKFIEEHKDVKIIIIDSVTFHFRQDFDDMALRTRLLNEMALKLMKLARKFCLAVVLLNQVTTKYIEGSYQLTLALGDSWSHSCTNRIILFWNGDERHAYIDKSPSLKSASAAYSVTTRGIRNSNSSCKRIKMV